One Helianthus annuus cultivar XRQ/B chromosome 7, HanXRQr2.0-SUNRISE, whole genome shotgun sequence genomic region harbors:
- the LOC110868298 gene encoding histidine--tRNA ligase, cytoplasmic: protein MAGERRVLTLGGKGFSLSSASVFEFSTASPPPLLKIDPSALARLSSSSSGRKPDQQSSPVMLQLSVPDFLTAEEARASILLLLYKLLLGGSSSSTAASQLLDILNNGSQTLTIDLDVDRKEDADLLKQCWPDTTLHAICALLDYTATSLATVSDAVAALSCEALKADTSTFNLFTDSGDGFSDKDRASVANDFKVLLNGSKMKSDLQSEQVFDIPRIHGRLRSVSKSVHSSTQIELNSTPLVQGTASKNLASLFSSLALSLQDLGESSWLRAKNILEGLAKENKYPNLVEDFSTGCPNIDRLNSSVTSFVTLKLEKSYVKSLHEVYSLSEAVRKILSWEATVSFISLDGIELIQVQNGTTDGVSAATPEKKKDKKKKVMGKGTTVLMQSFATNIVIDSSSLTQKVSQGFLSLFDMKSLGFEPLVQKVKEVVESNESRRLPKIPKGTRDFAKEQMAIREKAFSIIANVFKRHGAMALDTPVFELRETLTGKYGEDSKLIYDLADQGGELCSLRYDLTVPFARYVAMNGITSFRRYQIAKVYRRDNPSKGRYREFYQCDFDIAGDETTGADFEVVKILTELLDELNIGAYEIKLNHRKLLDGMLDICGVPAGKFRTVCSSIDKLDKQSFEQIRNELIVEKGLDAETVEKIGSYVTQRDHPLKLLAKLKEDGSEFLKNDSSKQALNELEKLFQALDNARCVDKVVFDLSLARGLDYYTGVIYEAVFKGTTQVGSIAAGGRYDKLIGMFTKKDVAAIGVSLGIERVFAIMEGNQKEGNQVVRASETQVLVSILGDDLSLAAKLVSMCWDAKLKAEFLVNKRLNKHFDRAKEFGIPWMVIVGEQEIKKGTVRLKNKDANVEKECATSNFVDELIGLMNNQVAQ, encoded by the exons ATGGCAGGTGAGAGACGGGTGTTGACGCTAGGCGGAAAAGGATTTTCACTCTCTTCAGCTTCTGTGTTTGAGTTCTCTACCGCTTCTCCTCCTCCGCTCCTCAAAATTGATCCTTCTGCTCTTGCTAGGCTATCTTCATCTTCGTCCGGTCGTAAACCGGACCAACAATCATCTCCGGTCATGCTACAACTATCAGTGCCGGATTTTCTCACCGCTGAGGAAGCGAGAGCGTCTATTCTTCTGCTTCTGTACAAGCTATTGCTTGGTGGATCTTCGTCTTCCACTGCTGCTTCTCAGCTGTTGGATATATTGAACAATGGTTCTCAAACGTTAACGATTGACCTTGATGTTGACCGGAAAGAGGACGCTGATCTGTTAAAACAATGCTGGCCGGATACTACTCTTCATGCCATATGCGCCCTTTTAGACTACACCGCCACGTCATTGGCCACAGTTTCCGATGCGGTTGCAGCGTTGTCTTGTGAAGCTTTAAAAGCCGACACTTCCACATTTAATCTGTTTACGGACTCTGGTGATGGTTTTTCTGACAAAGATAGAGCTTCAGTTGCAAACGATTTCAAGGTCTTGCTTAACGGTTCCAAAATGAAAAGCGATCTGCAGTCTGAACAAGTTTTCGACATTCCCAGAATTCACGGTCGTTTGAGATCTGTTAGCAAATCAGTCCACTCTTCAACTCAAATCGAACTGAATTCTACCCCGTTAGTACAGGGAACCGCCAGCAAAAACTTAGCCTCGTTATTCTCGTCACTTGCGTTATCTCTTCAGGATCTTGGCGAAAGTAGTTGGCTTAGAGCGAAAAATATTCTTGAAGGTTTAGCGAAAGAGAACAAGTATCCTAATCTGGTTGAGGATTTTAGTACCGGATGTCCTAACATTGATCGGTTGAATTCATCCGTTACGTCTTTTGTAACATTAAAGCTTGAAAAAAGCTACGTAAAGTCCTTGCATGAAGTTTATAGTTTATCCGAGGCTGTGAGAAAGATCCTTTCATGGGAAGCAACGGTTTCTTTCATTTCACTTGACGGGATTGAATTGATACAAGTGCAAAATGGTACTACTGATGGAGTAAGTGCGGCGACACCAGAGAAGAAAAAGGATAAGAAAAAGAAGGTTATGGGAAAAGGCACAACCGTGTTGATGCAGTCGTTTGCGACCAATATCGTAATCGATAGTTCGTCTCTCACACAGAAAGTGTCACAGGGGTTTCTTTCTTTATTCGACATGAAATCCTTGGGATTTGAACCTCTAGTACAGAAAGTCAAAGAAGTTGTTGAAAGCAACGAGAGCAGACGGCTTCCCAAGATTCCCAAG GGGACTCGTGATTTTGCAAAAGAACAGATGGCTATACGAGAAAAAGCATTTTCAATCATTGCCAATGTTTTTAAGCGGCATGGTGCTATGGCACTCGACACCCCTGTATTCGAATTGAGAGAAACGTTAACAGGAAAATATGGGGAAGATTCGAAGTTGATTTATGATCTGGCTGATCAG GGTGGCGAGCTTTGTTCCCTGCGGTATGATTTAACAGTTCCGTTTGCTCGATATGTTGCTATGAATGGTATCACATCGTTCAGACGGTACCAGATTGCAAAAGTGTATAGAAGGGACAACCCATCTAAAGGAAGATACCGTGAATTTTATCAATGTGATTTTGACATTGCTGGTGATGAAACCACAGGCGCGGACTTTGAGGTGGTTAAAATTTTGACTGAATTGCTTGACGAGTTAAACATCGGTGCTTATGAG ATAAAGCTGAACCATCGAAAGTTACTGGATGGAATGTTGGATATATGTGGCGTGCCAGCTGGCAAATTTCGAACCGTCTGTTCAAGCATAGACAAACTAGACAAGCAATCATTTGAGCAAATTAGAAACGAATTG ATTGTAGAGAAGGGGTTAGATGCCGAAACCGTGGAGAAAATTGGTTCATACGTGACACAAAGGGACCACCCTTTGAAATTATTAGCAAAACTTAAAGAAGACGGAAGTGAATTTCTGAAAAACGATTCATCAAAGCAAGCGTTGAATGAGTTAGAGAAGTTATTCCAAGCGCTGGACAATGCAAGATGCGTTGACAAAGTCGTTTTCGATTTGAGTTTGGCAAGAGGCCTTGATTATTACACTGGTGTCATATACGAAGCCGTTTTCAAAGGGACTACACAG GTTGGTTCAATTGCTGCGGGTGGACGTTATGACAAGCTTATAGGCATGTTTACTAAAAAAGACGTTGCTGCAATCGGTGTCAGTCTGGGAATAGAACGTGTATTCGCAATAATGGAAGGAAACCAAAAAGAAGGGAATCAG GTTGTTCGAGCCAGCGAGACACAAGTGTTAGTGAGCATCCTAGGGGATGACTTGTCATTAGCGGCTAAACTCGTGAGCATGTGCTGGGATGCAAAACTGAAAGCGGAGTTCCTGGTGAATAAAAGGTTGAACAAGCACTTTGACCGTGCGAAAGAATTCGGAATCCCTTGGATGGTGATTGTCGGTGAACAAGAAATCAAAAAAGGAACCGTCAGGTTGAAAAACAAGGATGCCAATGTTGAGAAAGAGTGCGCTACAAGCAATTTCGTTGATGAGCTCATCGGACTTATGAACAACCAGGTAGCTCAATAA